The Terriglobales bacterium genomic interval CGCGCTTCTTGCGCTCGTCCAGGATGATCTGGAACATCTCCCACACGTCCTTCATGGATTCGAAGTGGTCGCGGCGGTCGCCCAGCACGTGCACCACCTTGATGATCCCCCAGGCCTGCAGCTCGCGCAGGCTGGTGCTGACGTTCGAGCGCGAGACCCCGAGCGCTTCGGTGATCTCCTCGGCGTGCAGAGGGCGGGGCGAGAGGAAGAGCAGGGCATGCACCTGGGCTACGGTGCGGTTGATGCCCCAGCGCGCTCCCATCTCTCCCCAGTGCAGGACGAACTTTTGGGTGACGGGCGAAAGAGTGGACATGGCGGTATCTCCTGTTGTTTCTGTAAGTACAGAAATAACAGTCATGGAGGATG includes:
- a CDS encoding MarR family transcriptional regulator, which gives rise to MSTLSPVTQKFVLHWGEMGARWGINRTVAQVHALLFLSPRPLHAEEITEALGVSRSNVSTSLRELQAWGIIKVVHVLGDRRDHFESMKDVWEMFQIILDERKKREIDPTLQILRDCVQEADAAGPAESHTRKRLAQMLEFFETITGGYSQLRRLSNSAMVKFLKLGGGKKLAVMGK